From the Lactuca sativa cultivar Salinas chromosome 9, Lsat_Salinas_v11, whole genome shotgun sequence genome, the window aactagttaagacaataagcttacgagttttgaagatcagggacgaagatcgggatgatacttgagaggatttgggccaaaTGGAAGGGAGGAATGAACAAATGACCACCTCTTCATCATATaagcaagagtttacggcccacatggagtttatggccgtgaactccgatgtgttggccgtgaactccttgcatGGGTGCTTAAGGTCATTTCTTTGAGCTAAAACTTCAGACGATAAACCCCGaaacttattccttaagtgtgcAAGGCCCAGAATGCTCGAATAAACTTCTAATTGTGTTAAAAGATAACagcaatgagtttgactttcaaagaAGTGTTACACTGAACTAGAtggaaaatttcgagttgtcacacgaAGGGACTAGGCGAGTGGCatggtcgactcgacgagtctgatgaagattgtcgtagactcggcgagtcagttgagtgacttggcgagtccgatAAATATTGCATTAGGCTCGGCATGTCAGatgagcgactcggcgagttggcgagatGTTCCAGGAACTCGGTGAGCCGccaagggtactcgacgagttgagtcaacatggactgttgaccttgaaagttgactttgactttgaccaagggtggaCCGGTTTAAATTTTGAGGATAATTGGTCAGCGGGTATTTATGAATTGGATCAGTGATGGTTATAGGGGTTGGAGTTTAGGGCAGTGTTTCAAGAGCATGATTTCGTGGTTCGGTCCggcattgcaaggtgagttatcctcattgtactcaagggtctaaggcaccaaggccggccctttgttTTGTTACTCGGATTATtactgttgtgatatgttagttcggtatcctggtagataggacagttatatgctagtatgatcttttagatcggtatcctggtagatcggatgtggttatgcttagcGACCTATAGTTGGTCTGACTATCTACATGCTAGTTGTTATGCCAGTTAGGCAGGTCCGTAGGACTACCTGTAGCATTATGTGATTAACTGTATGtgcattagttgtgttatatgtcgacatattatgtagGATGGGTCGAGGTGATATTCCtccgtgcggtaaccaacaaacccgggagcattccGGATACGAgttgagggagactcgtactgtgggctcggtggcaatccagatgtgagttaTGGGTTCGGAAGGCAATCCAGATTCACACTAtgggcccaggggtaatccagtctgtaaagctgTGGACCCAATACATGTTGTtagttgtatatgtgttatgtgaagtgtatcggtaggttggcattccaacccaatggttgagggactggggtattccatcccgatggatgattggactcatagtatgttgtttgtatCGTATGTGTATTATTGTGTGTACGGGTAGTTTGGgggtaattcactaagctttcgagcttacagtttcagtttattgtttcaggttctgCGGATAGCCGCGGAAAGGCGAAagtgtgaccgtacacttccttgaTTAATGATTATGATTTCCGggaactctgatgtataaactattttgaaaaaaaattgtaataattAGAGGGTTTCAAAtggtttaaaaagttttaaatttgctcgaattttatgggtgttacaaaattGGAAGGTTTTCTCaatgaaatgaaaatttgttGCTTAATTTAGATTTGTCACTATTATAAGAATGGTATGATTTGTTGTGTATGAGGGTGGGGGAACTGATGATAATTCAAACACTACAACGTTTCATCGGGCATGTTCATGCCCTTGTACCATTTCTTAAGCCTCTGATTCGTGAAATCGTAAGTTCTCTCTATATGAATCAACATTGATGACCAATCTTATTGTGTGATAACTAATTATCCATAAATTTCCAGGTAACAGAGCACATTGAAACCCTACACCTACCCTCGATTGTCAAAAGAGATGGAATACGAACTTGTGAGAGGATTTAGAAGAAATTTTGGGGGTAATACGACATTTATTGTTATTCTAATGCTACATGGAGGAGTCGAGTATGGAGATGATAACGGGTTGGGTGTGGATCGTTCCAGGGACATGGAAAAGTGTCTTAATAGGTTCACTTGTTGCCAATTGAAGCAGCCTCTGGTGACGAAAAAGTAGTAGGAAACAAGCAAGGAAGTTGTTGCTACGAGGCAGGGTGCTGCAATGGCTACGACTGGAAACCAGAGGTTGATGGATCAGATTGGTAGGTAGACTTTTGTTGAGTCTTGATTGACTGATGATAATCCATTTGGATTAAAAATGGAATTTGAGTTTTTGAGGATTGGGGTTTGCAAGATCTTTGAAGGAATAGTTGCCCCAATTTGAAGGCGATGTGTGtgtgaaagagagagagagagagagagagagagagagagagagagagagcgagagagagaaagagagatcttttattttttaattattaaaataaataaataggtattaatttttttttaaaaatgggGATATATTTTTTTCAGTTGCAAAAATGGTCTCTTAGAAGTGAAAAAACAAATATATCCTCATGTGGGAAGCACATGAGGAGGTTAACACCAACTTAACGAAAATTAAATCCAGGGACCATTTCCACATACAAATCACTTCAAAAGAACCATGAATCCAAAAAAATTTGGAGTTTGgattaaaaccccaaaaaattgTATATCAAACgcaccatttttgcaattttgtctaaattGTATATAAGTTAGTGGAAAATAAATGAGGGAATTAAATATTAGGCAATGAATTCAGtattaaaaatgtgttttttagGAAGTAGTTGGAAGTTAAATGGATTTTAGGTTTGGAATTGATTTCTTAGTCGATGAAATTTGTTAATTAACATGAAAAGAAACCGATTTAAAAAACAATAAACACGACACGGCACGATAAAGATAaagataaattaaaataaaaattagtttatttaaataaaacttaatcatatataacacgaCAGACAAATGTTAAATCAAAtcaatttcgtgtcgaatttTGCACACGAACACAACACAACAGCTAGTCGTGTCTTTTACgcttgacacgaacacgaattttAATCAGTTTCGTCTCAATTTCGTTTCTTATCACGCATTTTTATCATCTCGTGTCATCAATTGTCACGTGTAATCACAATGAAGCTCTTGCCGCTCTCCTCTCGCTAGATCCATAGCAATTCTCCCTTAGCAACCCCCTTCACAAGCGCTAGGGGGGTAGTGTTCATCAACCCACAGCGAGCCTGGTAAGTGGTTTTGGCGAGGACTCTCCTCGCAGTCTTATGATTTCAGCTTCAAAACCTCCAACTCCTTATTCACATACTCCTCAATCCTGATACTGTATCACTTAGTTTCTTTAGAAGCTAGAAATCAAACATCAATTCTTACTTGGTGTTAATCTTAGACTTAAGTTTCCTTAACATCTCTTTCAGAGTTCATTCAATAGCGGTTCAACAAGATATTCGAAGTACTAACAATGCTTTCCAGTGCAGTATACAAGAAAATATGAAATTAGGATTTTTCACGTATGCACTAAACAGAAAGAAATGATAACTTTTACGATTGAAAAAACTTACGATGTAGCCATTTAGATATCATCAAAAATCTACTGAATACAAACGCAATTGCAGGAATTACCAAACACATTAATATTTGTGAAACAATGAACAAACAAATTCTGCAAAAGTCGTTTCATTTTTTACTAGAAAACAGAAACAAATGAGATACTAATTCAAGGTATTCATATTCCTATTCAATCTAAACATTAGAACCCTAGAATTCCTGAGAAACAGATCCAATCACATCCTTGCCTTTTGCCTTTTTGTTTGGCAGCAGATTTGAATGAATATTCGGCAGCACTCCTCCATTGGCAATCGTCACTCTTCCTAACAACTTACTCAACTCCTCGTCGTTCCTCACAGCTAATTGAATGTGCCTGGGTATGATCCGGGTCTTCTTGTTATCCCTCGCGGCATTCCCAGCTAGCTCCAAAACCTAAATCACAGTAGCATTTATATCAGACGATTAATAGAAAGAAGTTTATGCAGAGATCGAAATGGATCTACAATACGGAGTGGTTTGTACCTCGGCTGCTAAGTATTCAAGGACGGCGGATAGGTAAACAGGGCTTCCGGAGCCTACGCGTTTCGCATACCTGCCGTTTTTTAGGTACCTTGAAACTCTGCCGACAGGGAACTGGAGACCAGcttttgaagatctggagacggATTTCGTGGATTTAGGTTTGCCTCTTCCACCGGCGGATTTTTTAGCTTTTCCTGATTCCATTTCTTGTTGGTGATGAAGATTTAGAGGGTTTGATAATTTGTATTTTAGCGAATGGGAGGGATATTTGAAATGATACTGGAACGTGGTTTCTTATAGTGGGGCTTCTGGAGGGGAAATGGAAAAACAAGCCTCTCATTGGTTCGCTTGGGGTTTCAAGGATTGCCAGCGTGACATCTTTTGCTCATTGGTTGTTGTTTGTTAACTTGGATTGCCAACGTGGAAGACTCACAAATGTTTTGGCCAAGTACACAGGAGGTTAACTAATTGTCTAATCAAGTAGACTCAAGCCTCGGGAGATTTTTaagagaattttttttatttttttttgaaaattataaGATAGccattgttttttgaaaaaaatttataTGTCATTTTTTAACATTAGATATCTTATTTATGTAACTTAATTTCTAAATAACATATTTAATCTTCATAAAATTTTTACATATCATATTTATCtttcataaaatttcaaaatatcatatatgttttttttaaatatcaaaatatcgtatatatatttttcaaaatatcATAGATGTCTCTCATATGGTGGTGGTGGCTATAGAAGTGTATTAGGTGTAGGGTTGATAACCGGTGAAGCTATAGTTATATACCCAGTTCCTTCAAAACATATTTCCATAACACAACTATGGTCCCTCCAttctaaaatcatttcaaaatgaGTCTgaaatttacctttttaacccctgATTCCATAAATCTTTACAATATAAATCCATAATTTACATTTTATCCCTTGCTTCTATAATTATTTTCATATAAGTCCTAATAATTACCAAACATACCCCCGCTTCTaagattcttttcaaatcaactCTGTAATTTACTAAACAACCCTCAGCTAtcaaaattcttcacaaattagtcCGGGAATTACatctattaatttatttatttatttatctattaaataaacagggtgttacaaatatgtaacacataaaaaaacataaaatacataaaaatatataaaaattacgtttatacatttaaaatgcataaaaatacataaacatctatatatataaaaaaaaaaaaaactttaaaatatatataagtaCATAATACAGAAAAAaattgtgacaactgtcaatttccagttaagtcaaagtcaactaaagtcaacaagtcaaaccggtcaactcatctaacccttgtatactagggttttCATTATGTTTCTTATTAAACAACTCGCACTCTTAatgcaaagtatcacttagagttttcacgtgttcggaaactctaaaccctaatcagggtaagtgatgaaactagtcgataaaacattattccttaACCCTCAGGGACATATGACAGTCATAACAAGACTTAACGAGGTTTACAAACCTTGAATTAcaaagccaaacactcaaaaaagTCTCAAAAGAAGTCTCTCTCAACCTCttccactctatctctctctattgaaaatctctcccaaatctctcttcgtgtgagaaatctctccaagtatgtcaaatctctccaagaatgtgaaatctctcccaaatctctctctgtatgagaaatctctccaagtatgtcaaatctctctcaaatttcTCCaataatgtgaaatctctcccaaatctctctctgtatgaaaaatctctccaagtatgtcaaatctctcctaaatctctctctgtatgagaaatctctccaagtatgtcaaatctgtCTCAAAATcccttttgatttattttgatcATTTAGGGCATCCCGACAGTTGGCTTGGTGAAAAACCACTCGAAGCGGTAAGATTCATTGGAAATTAGCCATTTAGGTCTGAAGTCCCTCTATAAGGACCAAAGTCTTCTTGAACTGAAGCCCCAAGAATCAAGTCTGAAGCCTCCTTAAGGAAGCGTAGCCAATGGACCAGACCGGACATGTTGAGAACCGAGGCTGCTGAAGACCGCATCGTTGATCCGCACCCGACCTCCGCTTCGGACCATCCTGACGAACCCGCCTGCGGTACCTCCTCGGACCGGAGCCCCTTCCCCTTCGGATCCACTTCAGCGACCAAACCCCACTTCGGACCTAAGGCTGTTAAGACCGGAATCACCCTCCTGACTTCGGATTTCCcaatttttcacccggttttcgaccacgactcagttttaagtccgtttttaattatttttaacgggggatttcacccaaactcatattttgacatataagaccccATATATTCATAAAATCaacatatttttatggaaatctttatgtaagaataAAATTCAGTAAGTAAGATcttgtggtggagtgttgactttgccataGTGTTaaacacaagcaaccacccccctactcactccatgactaacccacacccctccccaccatacctggtcattcaagaGTACCTTTCCCACTCATACTCACGCCCTAAAAGCTAGAACATCCACCTtctctcctcacacttccttCATTCTCTCACTTTTCCTCCAAGGATCACACTCTAAATTCTCTCATCTTTCTTTCTCAATTTGAGAACTTCAAGGCATACATCAAggcttttctccttcatttggtaagtgtcatcatctttcttatgattattacacatcctcctactcaaaatcatagattgcttacacaaattcaatcatcacattagtgttagattctcgaatcttcaagcaatcctccaagtgttcttgagttgaacacttatcttcttcaacattcacccactaaaatcatataaggtgagttcataaccctatattttcatgttttcttaagttttaggaggggagaatacaagttaaaacaccatgaacacaactaaacttttccaacagctttcatcgaGAAAGTTTAACtacattcacggactgttttgctcaacttaaacattttagttttcaaaactgtattgtatgaaaatagttcaggttatacctttaaaatgacttgcacatctccatatgatttttctacgaattgtggtgatttttacaaaacaacctATCATTTTAAGAacgaatccggaccagtctgtgaatatgggaATTTTAACCCAATTTAAAGACtttcaaaaatcacaataaaaattatgaataaactataCACATTTTATGAATTCTCaaaatttacggattcagtttttgacttcgtatgatttttctatgattttttttaaaacagtgcagaaagggtaaaaactagttaacagcttataactttcataacactttgtattatgttgagcaaagtgtataacaataagttctaaatattgaatgtgttatcttgttagtttatcatcataaactgaaatttagtcattcatgataagattttgcattcatttagaacacatatattaagctataacaagcatagtttatggattcatagcactaatgtattttcataaaagagttcttttacattacaaacattttggataaactataataggtatagtttatgtatcatttactttttcaaacttatttaccaaaggtttttagtttagttcacgtaaatttgttaatgaataaatttgcaAGGCATTCCCTTTGTGTTACCTTcatggtaacaaagtcaaaagtcctgtaaattataaccaaagtctcttgtagggagagcgtgatagtcgtgtatagatctatattgggtatGTGTAACATCTgggttcccaggtattatttcttattcatttatttttggattttgagaggggactcggcgagttggaatataaactcgccgagtatggtcgcggatgtcCACGCAgattcgcgtctggactcgacgagtccatgctgtttcatgaaaccctaatttcatgggcttgggacctatttaaaggcccttagggccgtcatttgcatctatcagtcccttgagagaaaccctagagcacTTGAGCGTTTTGGGAAGAGATAGGAGGCCATTGTTAACATTTGAAGCTTGTTTAACAAGGAAAAGGATGTTTTAGCCAAGAGGAATCAAGGGAAGTGGACATCCTgcgattttggagctcagagcatcactttagaggtaatatctcgtctccttttctgttgttatgatgatGATGTGGATTGAGGGTTTCTTGGACCCTTTATTGACTAGTtcttgggacttggcgagttgagtcggggtggccccgcgattcttgccaggtggaactcgttgagttggggaaacactcgacgtgccaagagagggttcaGGAGAGAGTCAgttgacacgtgtagactcgccgagtcgccctggtgcactcgccgagtcaggtcaaag encodes:
- the LOC111886446 gene encoding probable histone H2AXa, with protein sequence MESGKAKKSAGGRGKPKSTKSVSRSSKAGLQFPVGRVSRYLKNGRYAKRVGSGSPVYLSAVLEYLAAEVLELAGNAARDNKKTRIIPRHIQLAVRNDEELSKLLGRVTIANGGVLPNIHSNLLPNKKAKGKDVIGSVSQEF